Below is a window of Janthinobacterium lividum DNA.
CGCGCTGGTCGGCGCTGCCGTAGGCCAGCAGCAAGGGTTGCGTGATGCGCGCTGCCTGCTGCAGCGGCGAGGTGGCCTTGAACTGGGCCGCATCCTTGACGGGGTCGCCGATCAGCACGGGCATGCCGTATTGGCGGTAGTGCTCGGACACGTCCGAGTAGCCGCCCCAGCTGCCATTGCGCAGCAGCTCGATGTCGGTGACGCCGACCCAGTCGATGCCGCAGCGGAACAGCTCCGGATCGTTGACCAGGCCCATCAAGGCGGCATAGCCGCCATAGCTGGCGCCGGCGATGCAGATGCGCTGCGGGTCAGCAATGCCTTCGGCAATCGCCCAGCGCGCGCCATCGGCGATGTCGTCCTGCATCTTCAAGCCCCATTGCTTCCAGCCTGCCTGGAAGTGATGCTGGCCGTAGCCGGTGCTGCCGCGGTATTCCGGTTCCAGCACCACATAGCCGCGCGAGGCCAGGAATTGGCTTTCGGCATTCCAGTTCCAGCTGCCGCGCACCCAGGGGCCGCCATGCACGAGTACCACCATGGGACGCTTTTTTGCCCCTCCTTTTGGAGTGGTCAGCCAAGCGGGAATGTCGAGGCCATCGCGTGCCTTGTAGTGCCGCAAGTCCTTGTTCGCCATCTGCGACGGCAGGATGGCGGGACGGGCGCTGCCCAGCACGCTCAAGCTGCCTGTCTCGCTGTTGAACAGGTGATAGGTGGTCGGCATGGTATCGGAAACGCTGCGCACCAGGATGAAGGGCGTGGCCGAACGCCAGCCGGTGGACAGGCTATTGACGCTCATGGGCAGCAAGGCATTCACCTGCTTTTGCATGAGCTGCATTTTTTCATCAAGCCACTGTGTGGTTTGCGCATCGGTTTCATAGCGCAAACCCAGCAGGCGTCCGCTGCTGCCCAGCATTTCCGCCTGCACGTCGAAGTCGGGCGAGGCGGCCAGGGGCGTGTCATCGAGGCGGTTCTTTTCCAGGTCGTAGCGGTACAGGGCCAGCTTGTCGCGGCCATGGTGGGCATGCACGTACAGGGTGCCATCTGGGGCGAAAAATGCGGGCGTGAACGCATCCTTGCCGCCGCTGTAGGCGTCGAAGCGGGCCAGCGTGCGCCACGGCGCCTCGACGCTGTCGCGGTAATGGATTTCTTCCTGGGCGCCGTTGCGTACCTGCGCGACGCGCAGCTGGCCTTGCTTGTCGAACAACCAGTTGCGCGTGCCGGGCGGCTGCGCGATGGTTTTGACGATGCCCGTACTGGTATTGAGGCGCAGCAACGCCGAGTCATTGATTTCGCCAGGGCGCGTAAATTCGGGTTGTGCGACAAACACGTCGTCCGATTGCTGGTCGCCGATACTTTCAATCAGGAATGTATTCCATGGCAGCATCAAGATGGCGCGCTTATTTTGCCGGAAGTCAGTGCGCGTGACCAGTTGCCGATAATTGCTGCCGTCGGCGTTGACGGCGTACAGGCCGGGGCCATAGCGTAGCGCGCCTTGCGCCAGCTGCCGATCCGCCAGGTCGAAGACCAGGCGTTGATCATTTACCCAGCGAAAGACATTCACGTCGGCATCGCTGAAAAACGCCACCACCTTGACTTGCATGCTCGCCAGTTCCAGCACGGCCAGGCGCACGCGCTGCCCGGCAGGCGCCACGCGCACGGCCAGGCGACGGCCGTCGGGCGAAAGGATGGTGCCGCTGAAGGAATTGTTCTCGAAAAAATTTTCGATGGGAATCAGTGTGCCCGGTGCGGCCGCTGGCGTGGTTGTCGCCTCAGCTACTGCAGCTATCGCCAATGCGGCTGGCGCCGTGACCAACATGCCCAATGACGCGAGTAGCGCAACGCTCAAATGCTTGCCAAACATGTTTCCCTTTTGAAAATTATCTTAAGGCAATATATTATCATTGGATTAATATGGGTCAAAGTATATCGTTGTGGCGCTGGAGAATGTTCACCCGTTTGCCCGAGTCGATGCGCTACTCATTCCGGCGCGCGGATATGCTCGACCAGCCCGTTGCTGCGCCGCCCCGGCGCCGGTGTCAGCCAGCTGACCAGCACGGCGGCTGCCAGGCCGGCCGGCACGCCGAAGATGCCGGCGGAAATGGGCGCGATATGCATCCATTGACCGCTGGCATTGCCGCCCAACATGGTGCTCGTGTGCAGCATGTAATACAGGCACACGCCAAAGCCCGTCAGCATGCCGGCCAGCGCGCCCTGGTAGTTGGCGCGCTTCCAGAAGACGCCCAGCACCAGCGGCGGGAACAGGGTCGAGGCGGCAAGGGAAAACGCCACGCCCACCAGCGACAGGATGTCGGCCGGTTTTTGCGAGGCGGCATAGGCGGCGATGAAGGCCACGGCCAGCAGCAGCAATTTTGAAATCGTCACGCGCTTTTGCGTCGAGGCGGTGGGGTCGACCACCTTGTAATAGATGTCGTGCGACAGGGCGTTGGAGATGGCCAGCAGCAAACCGTCGGCCGTTGACAGGGCGGCAGCCAGGCCGCCGGCCGCCACCAAGCCGGAAATCACGTAGGGCAGGCCAGCGATCTCGGGCGTGGCCAGCACCAGCACGTCGGCGTCGATGGAAATTTCCGCCAGTTGCACGATGCCGTCGCGGTTGACGTCGACGATGCTGATCAGGGGACTGAGCTTGTCCACGTTGGCCCAGTACGACACCCAGGTGGGCAGGTTCGTGTATTGCGTGCCCACCAGAGCGGAGTAAATATCGTACTTGACCAGCACGGCCAGCGCGGGAATCGTGAGATAGATCAACAAGATGAAGAACAGGGTCCAGAAGACGGAGACGCGCGTTTCGTGCACGGAGGGCGTGGTGTACGATCGCATGAGGATATGCGGCAGGGCGGCTGTGCCCAGCATCATGCAAAACACGAGGGCCAGGAAATTGTTGCGCTTGATGTCGGACTGCTCCCGGTTGGCGGCGGGGAATGGCTGCGCGTGTGGAATGATCGGCTCTGCGCGTTTCTGATTCTGTGCCTGCGCGGCTTGCCACAGCACGCGTGCCTCGTCGGGACTCTTCGGATACGCGATCAGGTAGCGTTCCGCGTTGCGGATGTCGAATAGCGAGGCATTGCGCTGGCGCAAACTATCGAGCTGGCGCTGGGCCGCCAGATGGCCTTGTTCCCAGGATGCGGGCAAGCCGTCTATGCGCGCCTGGTAGCTTTGCGCGCGCTGGCGGAAAATGGCGCGCACCTCGTTTTCTTTCGGGTCCGTTTCCAGCACGTGTTCGCGGGCGCTCAGTTGCGGCAGCACCTTGCCGTAGGCGATCTGCGGCACGGGATTGTCCGCATGCTTGACCGACAGCCATATGGCGGGGATCAGAAAAGCGACGAGGATGATGATGTACTGGGCCACCTGCGTCCAGGTAATGGCGCGCATGCCGCCAAGAAAGGAGCAGACGAGGATGCTGGCCAGACCCAGGAAGATGCCGACGGAAAAATCCACGCCCGTGAAGCGCGAGGCGATCAGGCCGACGGCGTAAATCTGCGCCACGACATACGTAAACGACACGATGATGGTGGCGGCCACGGCCACCACGCGCACGCTGGCACCCCGTTTGTCGGTGCCGCTGCCGTAGCGGGCGGCGAGGAAATCTGGAATCGTGTATTGGCTGAACTTGCGCAGGTAGGGGGCGATCAGGAGCGCCACCAGGCAATAGCCGCCCGTCCAGCCCATGATGAAGGCCAGGCCGTCGAAGCCGTTCAGGTACAGGCCGCCGGCCAGGCTGATGAAGCTGGCCGCCGAAATCCAGTCGGCGGCCGTGGCCATGCCGTTGAACATGGCCGGTACCCGGCGTCCCGCCACATAGTATTCGGTGACGTTCGAGGTGCGGCTGATGACGCCGATGGTGGCGTACAGCGTGATGGTGACGAGCATGAACAGGTAGCCGATCCACGCGCGCGGCATGCCTTCCTGCTCCAGCACGGACAGGGCTAGCAGGAAGGCGGCGAAACCGGCGGTAAACAGCAGGTAGTAGCGGCACAGGCGTGCAAAAAAGCTGGGATGACCGCTCATGCGTGCTCCTCGGCATGAAAAGCCTGGTCGAGGCGCCGCATGCGCCAGGCATAGAAGGCGATGATGGCCAGGTACACCAGCGAGGCGCCCTGGGCCGCCATATAAAAGGGCAGCGGCCAGCCGAACAGGTTCAGATGCAACAGCTCGCGCGCATAAAACACGGTCAGGAAGCCCGTCAGCAGCCAGATCAGCAACAGGATGGCCGTCAGGCGCCGCGTCTTGTGCCAGTGTATATCGAGGCGCGCCTGCAGTTCGGGGCTGGGCGTGCGCGCCGGCCGCGCCAGGGGAACGGGTGGGCTGGGCTTATCCATACGTGATGTCATCCTCTTCTGGCGCGTCCGGCAACAGCAGGGCGATGCTCAGGCGCAGCAGGGTGCCCGGCAGCTTCGGCGAGTGCGCGCGCGGATTGTTAAAAATATCGACTTCGGCGCCATGCTGCTGGGCAATCTCGCGCACGATGGCCAGGCCCAGGCCGCTACCGTCGACATTGCTGCCGAGAATGCGGTAAAAGCGTTCGAACACGTGCGCCCGCTCAGTCTGCGGTATGCCGGGACCCGTATCTTCCACTTCCAGGATGGCCAGCTCCAGGGTGCTGCGCACGCGTACCGTGACGCTGCCGCCGGCCGGCGTGTAGCGCAGGGCATTGTCGATCAGGTTGCTCAGCAGTTCACGCAGCATCATGGCATTGCCGGAAATCATGATCGCATAGGCGGGCTGTTCGAAGCCCAGGTCGATATGCTGGGCGAACGAGGCCTGCACCCAGTCCTGCACCACGCCGCGCGCCATTTCGCTCAGCTCGATCGGCTCGAACGCCGTGCCCGCCTGCGGCTGGTTTTCCGCGCGCGCCAGGGCCAGCAGCTGGTTGACGAGGCGCGTGGCCGCTTCCGAACTTTTTGCCAGTTGCAGCAGCGAGCGGTGAATCTCGTCGTGGTCAGTCTGGCGCAGGGCCAGCTCGGATTGCATGCGCATGCCGGCCAGCGGCGTTTTCATCTGGTGCGCGGCATCGGCGATGAAGCGTTTCTGCATGTCGATTGACAGAGACAGCCGCGCCAGCATCTCGTTGAGCGAACCGACCAGCGGCGTGATTTCCTCGGGCACCTGGCCCGATTCGATGGGGCTCAAATCGTCGGGCGGCCGGGCGCGTATGCGCTCCTGCAATTGCGCCAGCGGCGACAGGCCGCGTGCCAGGGCAAACCAGACCAGGGCCAGGATCACGGGCAGGATGATGAACTGCGGCAAAATCACGCCCTTGATGATTTCATTGGCCAGCTGGGCCCGTTTTTCCAGCGTCTCGGCCACTTGCACCAGCGCGCGGTGCGGTTCATCGTCGTTGCTGGAAGGAATGTCGAGATAGCTGAACGCCACGCGCACGGGCGTGCCGTAGATGGTGTCGTTGCGAAACAGCACCATGCCGCTGCGGTATTTGTCAGGGTCTTGCGGCGGCGGCAAATCGCGGTCGCCGTCGAGGTATTCGCCGCGCGGACCTACCACCAGGTAATACAGGGTGTCGATATCGTCACCGCGCAGAAAATCGCGGCCCTTGCCGTTCTTTTCCGGCGCGCGGCGCAGCATGGCGCCGTCGGCTTGCTTGACCTGCTGCGTGAGCACCGTCACGCTGTCTTCCAGCGCATGGTCGAAGGGCTGATTGGCGATGCCCTTGGCCACCAGATAGGTGATGGCAATGCTCATTGGCCACAGCAGCAGCAAGGGCGCCAGCATCCAGTCGAGGATTTCGCCGAACAGCGAGTGCTCGATGGTGTCATCCTGTTCCGTGGTGGGCGGCTCGAACCAGTCGTCGTCGTCCGCCTCGTCCGCTGGCGCCTCGCGCGCCTTCACTTGCTGGCGGGTCCGCTGGGCGGGCTTGCCGACTCGCCCGCTTCGGCGTTCAGGCGCGCCGCTTCCGAGTATTTTTCCAGGCAATAGCCGAGGCCGCGCACGGTGGCGATACGCACGCCGCCCACTTCGATCTTCTTGCGCAAGCGGTGGACATACACTTCGATGGCGTTGTTCGACACTTCTTCGCCCCATTCGCACAGGTGGTCGACCAGCTGCTCTTTCGAGACGAGGCGGCCGGTGCGGCCCAGCAAGATTTCCAGCAAGCCCAGTTCGCGCGCAGACAAGTCGAGCATCTGGTCGTTGATGTAGGCGCTGCGCCCCACCTGGTCGTAGCTGAGGGGGCCGTGCTTGATGATGGTGGCGCCGCCGCCGGCGCCGCGGCGCGTCAGGGCGCGCACTCTTGCCTCCAGTTCCGACAGGGCGAACGGCTTGGCCATATAATCATCGGCACCCAGGTCGAGGCCATTCACGCGTTGCTCGATGGAATCGGCGGCCGTCAGGATCAGCACCGGCAGCAGCGAGGCGCGCGCGCGCAGGCGGCGCAGCACTTCCAGGCCGGACATCTTGGGCAAGCCCAAGTCGAGGATCAGCAGGTCGAATTCCTGGGTGGACAGGGCCGTATCGGCCTCTTGACCAGTCTTGACGTAGTCGATCGCATAACCGGACTGGCGCAGCGAGCGGGTCAGGCCATCGGCCAGCACGCTGTCATCTTCGGCAAGTAAAATACGCATGGTGCACTTCCTATGCTTGCGGCGGTAGAAGTTTGTATTGTGTTTCATTTTCCGCAAGGTAGCGAGTTTTTGTGAAAAACCAGGCTTGTATTGATCTGTTTCAAAACAAATCCACGTTCCGCTTGCATTGATCACTGTTTTTTTATACAGTACTGTCTGTGTAAAGAATTTAACCCACTGGCGCTATCGCAGGCTGCAGGATTCACGTGAATCTGCAACTGTAGAACGGCTGAAAGAACATATGGACGATAAAAAAGCTGTAGTACCCGCATCGGAAAAAGCCAAGGCGCTCGCCGCCGCACTGGCGCAGATCGAGAAGCAGTTTGGCAAAGGTTCGGTCATGCGCATGGATGCCAGCGCAGCGATCGAAGAAGTGCAAGTCGTGTCGACCGGTTCGCTCGGCCTCGATATCGCGCTGGGCGTGGGCGGCTTGCCGCGCGGCCGCGTGGTGGAGATCTACGGTCCGGAATCGTCGGGTAAAACCACCCTGACCCTGCAAACCATCGCTGAAATGCAAAAATTGGGCGGCACTTGCGCCTTTATCGATGCCGAGCACGCGCTGGACGTCGGTTACGCGCAAAAGCTGGGCGTGAACCTGCATGAATTGCTGATCTCGCAACCGGACACGGGCGAGCAGGCGCTGGAAATCTGCGACGCCCTCGTGCGTTCGGGCAGCGTCGACCTCGTCGTCATCGACTCCGTGGCCGCGCTGACGCCACGCGCCGAGATCGAAGGCGACATGGGCGATTCCCTGCCAGGCTTGCAAGCGCGCCTGATGTCGCAAGCCCTGCGCAAGCTGACCGGTTCCATCAACCGCACCAATACCCTGGTCATCTTCATCAACCAGATCCGCATGAAGATCGGCGTGATGTTCGGCAGCCCGGAAACGACCACCGGCGGCAATGCGCTGAAATTCTACGCCTCCGTGCGCCTGGATATCCGCCGCACCGGCTCGATCAAGTCCGGCGATGAAGTGATCGGCAACGAAACCAAGGTCAAGGTCGTCAAGAACAAGATCGCGCCACCGTTCAAGGAAGCGCACTTCGACATCCTGTACGGCGCCGGCACCTCGCGCGAAGGCGAAATCCTGGACTTGGGCTCGGATGCCAAGATCGTGGAAAAATCCGGTTCGTGGTACAGCTACAACGGCGAACGCATCGGCCAGGGCAAGGACAACGCCCGCGCCTTCCTGCAAGAGCGTCCGGCACTGGCCCGCGAAATCGAAAACAAGGTCCGCGCTTCGCTGGGCGTGCGCGAACTGCCGCCGCTGGCTGCTGAAAAGCCGGAAAAAGCGGATAAAGCCGCCGACAAGGCTGCCAAGGCTGCGGAAGCCAAGGCTGCCGAGTAAGCTGCCGCCAGCCATCATTCGCGTTTGCGGATGGTGTCTGGCAAGGTGTCACCACGATCGCCGTCCCGCGCTGTTGCGCCGGGCGGCGATTGTGTTTGGGTGGCTTGATCGTGGAATGAAAGACAAGGTGGGTGTATGGCCGCAGTACAACTAAGCCTGAAGGGCAGGGCGCTACGCTTTCTGTCGATGCGCGAACACAGCCGCATGGAATTGCGGCGCAAGCTGCAGCGGCATGCGCAGGAGGGCGATGACGTGGAAGCCTTGCTCGACAGCCTGGAAAAGGCCAACTGGCTGTCGCAGGAACGTTTTTCCGAGTCGCTGATCCATCGTCGCTCGGCCCGCTTCGGCAATAGCCGCATCATGGCGGAATTGCAAAGCCATGGCATCGGGGGCGAGGCGCTGCAGGAACTCAAGGCGGGCCTGGCCGAAGGGGAAGTGGCGCGCGCCTGCGAGGTGTGGCGTCGCAAATTTGGCGAGGTGGCGCAGGATGCCGAGCAGCGCAACAAGCAGATGCGCTTCCTGATGCAGCGCGGTTTTTCCCAACGCGCCGTGCAAGTGGCCTTGAAGGGGCTGGAGCCGGAAGACGACTAGGCGCGTGCCGTTGGCCGTCCGGCTGGCCAAAGGCCATGCCTGGCCGCGGACCCTCCCGGCCCGGTTGTGTTCCTTCTGCAACAGTTCATAGTTGTCCTGTGCCTTGCCTGCAAGGCAACCTCGCTCCCGATCATTGTTTTACTGGTAAGTTCACTTTGCTTGTCATCAGCTTGTCAATTGGATGGCATATTGTTGCGCTGCGTAGGGCCAGGTCTGCCCGTGCTGCCGTTTGCCTGGCAGGCGCGGCAAGTTGAGGTATTTCGCGCCGCTCATCGTTCATATCTATCATCACTATTCGTGATAACAGCGTTAATTTGCATGTGGATTCTTTGTACTTTGAAATGTTTTTATCAAAGCAATGAAAAATTATGTTGCGGCGCAACCGGCGCCCAGTGTGCTACACTTTTAGGGTTTTTGCGGCGCCGCAGGTGCGGTTGCTGTTCGTAGAAGCTGCGAACGGCGTGCTTTATGCACATGGCTGCTTACTAAATTATGGCCGCGCAAGCGGCATCGGTCTTATGCCCCTGTCAACTCCCGTATCCCGGCGCGCCCTACGGCACTCCCGCGTTATCGACGTCCAAGCGTATGTGCGCGACGACGGCCTGTGGGATATTGACGCCCATATCACCGATATCAAAAGCTATGACGCGACCCTGGCCTCCGGCCCCCGTCCCGCCGGCTCCCCTCTGCATGACCTCCACCTACGCATTACCGTCGATCGCGAACTGAACATTGTCGAGGCCGAAGCTGCCTCCGATGCCGTGCCCTATCCCGGTTTTTGCGATACCATCGGCCCCGCTTACAGCGCGCTGATCGGTTTGAATTTATTGAAGAATTTCCGCCGCGACTTGAAACAGCGCCTGGCGGGAATCGCTGGCTGTACCCATTTGACCGAACTGGCGCAAGTCTTGCCGACTGCGACGGTTCAGGCATTTGCCGGCGATGTCTGGTCGACCCGTGACGGTGAGAATGCTGACTTGTCGCATGAAAAGCCGTTTCAACTCGACAAATGCCACGCCCTGCGCACCGATGGCGGGGCAGTTGCACAGTATTACCCGCGCTGGGTAGCCAAGGCGTGACCCCGGCGCTCTGTTTTTCCTGTTTTTTTTGCACCACTAACCGTATTTTTACACATCAGTATCAGAAGGGAAGCCAGCATGAAAATCCATGAGTATCAAGCCAAAGAAATCCTCCGGCAGTACGGAGTGACGGTACCACGCGGTATCCCGTGCATGTCCGTCGACGAGGCAGTCAAGGCTGCGGAAACCCTGGGCGGCCCGGTATGGGTCGTCAAGGCACAGATCCACGCAGGTGGCCGCGGCAAGGGCGGCGGCGTCAAAGTGGCGAAATCGATGGAACAGGTCAAGGAATACGCTGACCAGATCATGGGCATGCAGCTGATCACGCACCAGACCAGCGCCGAAGGCCAGAAAGTCAACCGCCTGCTGGTGGAAGAAGGCGCCGACATCAAACAAGAACTGTACGTTTCGCTGGTCACCGACCGCGTCACCCAGAAAATCGTCCTGATGGCGTCGTCCGAAGGCGGCATGGACATCGAAGAAGTGGCCGAGAGCCACCCAGAGAAGATCCACCACGTCACCATCGATCCGGGCGTTGGCCTGACCGATGCCCAGGCAGACGACATCGCGACCAAAATCGGCGTGCCTGCCGGTTCCATCGCCGACGCTCGCGTCAACCTGCAAGGCCTGTACAAAGCGTACTGGGAAACCGACTGCTCGCTGGCCGAGATCAATCCGCTGATCGTCACTGGCAGCGGCAAAGTCATCGCCCTGGACGCCAAGTTCAACTTTGACCCGAACGCGCTGTTCCGTCATCCGGAAATCGTCGCCCTGCGCGATCTGGACGAAGAAGATCCAGCTGAAATCGAAGCGTCGAAATTCGACTTGGCCTACATCTCGCTCGACGGCAATATCGGTTGCCTGGTAAACGGCGCCGGCCTGGCCATGGCTACCATGGACACCATCAAGCTGTTCGGCGGCGAGCCAGCCAACTTCCTGGACGTCGGCGGCGGTGCCACGGCAGAAAAAGTGACCGAAGCGTTCAAGATCATGCTGAAAAATCCAGGCCTGAAAGCCATCCTGGTGAACATTTTCGGCGGCATCATGCGTTGTGACGTGATCGCCGAAGGCGTTATCGCCGCGGTGAAAGCCGTCTCGCTGAACGTGCCACTGGTCGTGCGCATGAAGGGCACCAACGAAGACCTGGGCAAAAAGATGCTGGCCGATTCCGGTCTGCCTATCATCGCAGCCGACACCATGGAAGATGCAGCCAAGAGCGTCGTTGCCGCTGCTGCCGGTCAAGCTTAATTAAGGAATCAACATGTCCATTCTGATCAATAAAGATACCAAAG
It encodes the following:
- a CDS encoding prolyl oligopeptidase family serine peptidase, coding for MFGKHLSVALLASLGMLVTAPAALAIAAVAEATTTPAAAPGTLIPIENFFENNSFSGTILSPDGRRLAVRVAPAGQRVRLAVLELASMQVKVVAFFSDADVNVFRWVNDQRLVFDLADRQLAQGALRYGPGLYAVNADGSNYRQLVTRTDFRQNKRAILMLPWNTFLIESIGDQQSDDVFVAQPEFTRPGEINDSALLRLNTSTGIVKTIAQPPGTRNWLFDKQGQLRVAQVRNGAQEEIHYRDSVEAPWRTLARFDAYSGGKDAFTPAFFAPDGTLYVHAHHGRDKLALYRYDLEKNRLDDTPLAASPDFDVQAEMLGSSGRLLGLRYETDAQTTQWLDEKMQLMQKQVNALLPMSVNSLSTGWRSATPFILVRSVSDTMPTTYHLFNSETGSLSVLGSARPAILPSQMANKDLRHYKARDGLDIPAWLTTPKGGAKKRPMVVLVHGGPWVRGSWNWNAESQFLASRGYVVLEPEYRGSTGYGQHHFQAGWKQWGLKMQDDIADGARWAIAEGIADPQRICIAGASYGGYAALMGLVNDPELFRCGIDWVGVTDIELLRNGSWGGYSDVSEHYRQYGMPVLIGDPVKDAAQFKATSPLQQAARITQPLLLAYGSADQRVPLPHGRKFYDAVRKTNAQVEWVEYATEGHGWALPATRYDFWQRVEKFLARNIGLGSVSQ
- a CDS encoding sodium:solute symporter family protein; this encodes MSGHPSFFARLCRYYLLFTAGFAAFLLALSVLEQEGMPRAWIGYLFMLVTITLYATIGVISRTSNVTEYYVAGRRVPAMFNGMATAADWISAASFISLAGGLYLNGFDGLAFIMGWTGGYCLVALLIAPYLRKFSQYTIPDFLAARYGSGTDKRGASVRVVAVAATIIVSFTYVVAQIYAVGLIASRFTGVDFSVGIFLGLASILVCSFLGGMRAITWTQVAQYIIILVAFLIPAIWLSVKHADNPVPQIAYGKVLPQLSAREHVLETDPKENEVRAIFRQRAQSYQARIDGLPASWEQGHLAAQRQLDSLRQRNASLFDIRNAERYLIAYPKSPDEARVLWQAAQAQNQKRAEPIIPHAQPFPAANREQSDIKRNNFLALVFCMMLGTAALPHILMRSYTTPSVHETRVSVFWTLFFILLIYLTIPALAVLVKYDIYSALVGTQYTNLPTWVSYWANVDKLSPLISIVDVNRDGIVQLAEISIDADVLVLATPEIAGLPYVISGLVAAGGLAAALSTADGLLLAISNALSHDIYYKVVDPTASTQKRVTISKLLLLAVAFIAAYAASQKPADILSLVGVAFSLAASTLFPPLVLGVFWKRANYQGALAGMLTGFGVCLYYMLHTSTMLGGNASGQWMHIAPISAGIFGVPAGLAAAVLVSWLTPAPGRRSNGLVEHIRAPE
- a CDS encoding DUF4212 domain-containing protein is translated as MDKPSPPVPLARPARTPSPELQARLDIHWHKTRRLTAILLLIWLLTGFLTVFYARELLHLNLFGWPLPFYMAAQGASLVYLAIIAFYAWRMRRLDQAFHAEEHA
- a CDS encoding sensor histidine kinase N-terminal domain-containing protein, which gives rise to MKAREAPADEADDDDWFEPPTTEQDDTIEHSLFGEILDWMLAPLLLLWPMSIAITYLVAKGIANQPFDHALEDSVTVLTQQVKQADGAMLRRAPEKNGKGRDFLRGDDIDTLYYLVVGPRGEYLDGDRDLPPPQDPDKYRSGMVLFRNDTIYGTPVRVAFSYLDIPSSNDDEPHRALVQVAETLEKRAQLANEIIKGVILPQFIILPVILALVWFALARGLSPLAQLQERIRARPPDDLSPIESGQVPEEITPLVGSLNEMLARLSLSIDMQKRFIADAAHQMKTPLAGMRMQSELALRQTDHDEIHRSLLQLAKSSEAATRLVNQLLALARAENQPQAGTAFEPIELSEMARGVVQDWVQASFAQHIDLGFEQPAYAIMISGNAMMLRELLSNLIDNALRYTPAGGSVTVRVRSTLELAILEVEDTGPGIPQTERAHVFERFYRILGSNVDGSGLGLAIVREIAQQHGAEVDIFNNPRAHSPKLPGTLLRLSIALLLPDAPEEDDITYG
- a CDS encoding response regulator transcription factor, which translates into the protein MRILLAEDDSVLADGLTRSLRQSGYAIDYVKTGQEADTALSTQEFDLLILDLGLPKMSGLEVLRRLRARASLLPVLILTAADSIEQRVNGLDLGADDYMAKPFALSELEARVRALTRRGAGGGATIIKHGPLSYDQVGRSAYINDQMLDLSARELGLLEILLGRTGRLVSKEQLVDHLCEWGEEVSNNAIEVYVHRLRKKIEVGGVRIATVRGLGYCLEKYSEAARLNAEAGESASPPSGPASK
- the recA gene encoding recombinase RecA gives rise to the protein MDDKKAVVPASEKAKALAAALAQIEKQFGKGSVMRMDASAAIEEVQVVSTGSLGLDIALGVGGLPRGRVVEIYGPESSGKTTLTLQTIAEMQKLGGTCAFIDAEHALDVGYAQKLGVNLHELLISQPDTGEQALEICDALVRSGSVDLVVIDSVAALTPRAEIEGDMGDSLPGLQARLMSQALRKLTGSINRTNTLVIFINQIRMKIGVMFGSPETTTGGNALKFYASVRLDIRRTGSIKSGDEVIGNETKVKVVKNKIAPPFKEAHFDILYGAGTSREGEILDLGSDAKIVEKSGSWYSYNGERIGQGKDNARAFLQERPALAREIENKVRASLGVRELPPLAAEKPEKADKAADKAAKAAEAKAAE
- the recX gene encoding recombination regulator RecX gives rise to the protein MAAVQLSLKGRALRFLSMREHSRMELRRKLQRHAQEGDDVEALLDSLEKANWLSQERFSESLIHRRSARFGNSRIMAELQSHGIGGEALQELKAGLAEGEVARACEVWRRKFGEVAQDAEQRNKQMRFLMQRGFSQRAVQVALKGLEPEDD
- a CDS encoding DUF2889 domain-containing protein codes for the protein MPLSTPVSRRALRHSRVIDVQAYVRDDGLWDIDAHITDIKSYDATLASGPRPAGSPLHDLHLRITVDRELNIVEAEAASDAVPYPGFCDTIGPAYSALIGLNLLKNFRRDLKQRLAGIAGCTHLTELAQVLPTATVQAFAGDVWSTRDGENADLSHEKPFQLDKCHALRTDGGAVAQYYPRWVAKA
- the sucC gene encoding ADP-forming succinate--CoA ligase subunit beta, whose protein sequence is MKIHEYQAKEILRQYGVTVPRGIPCMSVDEAVKAAETLGGPVWVVKAQIHAGGRGKGGGVKVAKSMEQVKEYADQIMGMQLITHQTSAEGQKVNRLLVEEGADIKQELYVSLVTDRVTQKIVLMASSEGGMDIEEVAESHPEKIHHVTIDPGVGLTDAQADDIATKIGVPAGSIADARVNLQGLYKAYWETDCSLAEINPLIVTGSGKVIALDAKFNFDPNALFRHPEIVALRDLDEEDPAEIEASKFDLAYISLDGNIGCLVNGAGLAMATMDTIKLFGGEPANFLDVGGGATAEKVTEAFKIMLKNPGLKAILVNIFGGIMRCDVIAEGVIAAVKAVSLNVPLVVRMKGTNEDLGKKMLADSGLPIIAADTMEDAAKSVVAAAAGQA